acttagGGAGGGAGCCGTGTCCTCAgacgcacacacacgcgcacacacacacaaaaaaaaaaaaacagcagaagagaACTAACGCCAAATTGTTACGggacttcaaaataaaacaaaacataaacccCCAAACAGACAGTAAAAATAAGTCAGTAGTAACATTTTCATGTGCTATTAAAGTGCGGTTGAATGAGATGTCGCAACGAATAAGAACATGACTCACTTAAACCCCCGACAGCGTAACTCTGCCACCTTCCTCTCACCTCCCCAGGCCTCTCTCAACCCCGACAATCCGACTCTACTTCCATAACTCCTGGGAGCTGTCCTCGATCGCCCAATCCCTGACGTTGGGCAGCGCCAGCGGCTCGCTCTTCACCGACAGCGAGTTCACCAGTTCGCAGTGGAACTTGCGGATGTGACGGTAGAGGTCCCCGGACTGCGTGAAGCGCCGCTCGCACCACTTGCACGCGTGCGGCTTCTCGCGTGTGTGCACCACCGCGTGGCGGCTGAGGTTGTGAGAGTACTGGAAGCTCTTGCCGCAGGTGGTGCAGGTGTAGGGCTTCTCACCCGAGTGCGTCCGCTCGTGGCGCTTCAGCGTGTACATGCAGGAGAAGGTCTTGCTGCAGATGGTGCAGGTGGGCACGTTGACGTCCCCGGCGGGCTTGGAGCGGATGCCCTCCTGCTCCCTGAAGTGGGAGCTGAGGTGGAGCTGCAGGATGTGCGGCGATGGGAACACCTTGTTGCACAGCGGGCACATGAAGATCTGGGTGTGCTGGGCCGAAAGCATGTTGGAGACGTAAGGCAGCAGCGAGTTGTCCATGCTGGCCGCTTCGGCCTGGGCGTGCTCGTTCTCCCCCCCCAGGATGTCCTCGTTGGCAGCGGCCGAGGCCGGGGGCTTCTCGTCCCGCTCCAGCTCTGACGCCAGAGACGCCTCGCGCAGCGCCGACAGGTGGGCCTCTAGACCCAGCCGCCTCTGGGCCGACAGGGGCCCGCCCACACCGTGGTGACTCAGGCATCCGTTGGCGCTGGGAACCTGCGTCTTACCGAGGCCGCTGTGCTCCATGTTGTAGTCGCCCCCACCCAGTTCCTCGTCTTCGTCAGAGGCCACCCCCCTCTCCACCTTCACCCTCACCGCCAGCGGGCTCTGCAGGCTGTCCGGTGTAGCCGCACCGCTGAAGTAAGACGGATGGTGGTTGCTAACGGCAATGGGCTTCACCGACAGGTCCAGGACGCAGTCGGCTGCGTCGTTCGACACCCTCCTGCACCTGTGGCTGGCGCGGGAGCTGATGGAGCGGTGGGATCTCTGGGAGAGCGACCCAGAGGAGCTGCTGGGGCTGCCGGCAGGCGACAGCACCTTGCCCCCTTCTCCCAGGCCTTCACCTGGCTGGCTCGCCGCCTCTCCGTGCCCCGGACTGGCCGCTGCCCCGCCCGGCGTTCCCGGTCTGTCTGCCGACGGCAACCGCAGCCACAGCTGGCTTCCCTCGGccttcccctcctcctcttcatcgctGTGCAGCACGTCGGCCGTAGCGGGCTGCCCCGTCGACCCGTCGGACAAACTGTCGGCCTTGTCGGAGCAGCTGGAGCCGCCGTCGTCCTCCCTGCGCGTGCTGTCCGCCTCCGCCGTGGCCTTCTGCTTCAAGCGCTTCTTGCACACCTTCACGATGTCGTACATGTGCAAGTAGCTGGCCGCCGCCAGCACGTCCTCCACGGGAAGGTCCTGGAACTGCAGCTTGCCCTCGTACATGAACTCCAGCAGCAGGGAGAAGGCCGGCGCCGTCACGATGTCGCTGTTGAGATGCACCACGTCTCGCTTGTCCAGCTGGTCCTTGTAGAACAGGTGGAAGTACATGCTGCAGGAGGCCAGCACGGCGCGGTGGGCGCGGAACTGGGCATCGCCCACCAGCACCATGGAGTCGCACAGGAAGCCCTGGTGCCGCTGCTCGCTCAGACACTGGAGTAGATGTCTGCTGTGGTCTGGGAACTCCATCCTGCCGTCCTCATAACCTGCAGCCGGGAATACAGAGGACACACACAGTGAGTGTGTGCGTTCGCCTTTGGACGGCTTTTAAATGGTCGCTAACAAGAAGCCGAACGGTGCGATAAGCTGAACGCGCTCTGAAAATGAAATCAACAATTCCAGAACACTTGGAAATTTGTGGAAATTTGAGCTAAACTTGAAATCGGGACTTTTTAAATTCAAGagtaaatattattgtttttaatccttgGAGTTCTACAGCTGCAATTATATTTTAGAAGTCGAAGAAGGTAAATGGAGAACAAGATGGTGGTACcagagagagggaaaaagaaacatcacGAGCAGAGAACATCACCGGGAGGaaaaaataagcacatttttaaattttgaaaacaacaaagataaaaaaaaaataaaaaaaagacatttcccacattgggaatattttttatctaaaatgcaacacattttttaattattgctcaGATTCTTTCTGCAAATATTTAACTCATTCAAATATGAAAATCATTAAGAAAAATGTAGATAAAAAGGCTGAATATCAActtgtccatgtttttttttttctaaccatGACTTAATCTCAGATAAACCTCCAGAGACAGATTCCTCCACTCAGTCTTCCTGCAGCTCTCCAACTCCTCTGCTTGCACTCCTGGATTGTCGCTGCTCCTACGCTGGTTATTTTTATTAACCCACTTTGGCCTGGCCTGGCGCAGCCCTTTTAGGTAACCAGCTTTCAGCTGCGCGCTCTGTCCGCacgtacaaacacacacacacacacatgctgagCAGCagcctacctacctacctacaaACCACCTCCACAGACTAAGTCAGGAAGAAAAACTGGCTGaatggaaaaaacagaagaaggtCCAGAAATGAAAAAAGCTTGTCCTTCGTTTAACCTGTGAGCGCCGGCTTAAGATCTGAGATAAGGCGAGGCGGAAAGGATGGAGAATGTTAATATTGTCTGAaccagagggagaaaaaaaagtgaattgaaTTCAATTTACCTCATTAAAATGAGGGTTTCAGGAGCTGAAAGTTTGAGGATAGAAgaggaacaaaatgaaatgagtaaaacataaaaaaaagtcccaCCTGTTAACCAAGTTGATTTGTCCTGCCTGAGAAAATACATGGGTCCCGCTCTTGCGCTGTATTAACCCGAGAGGTTCAGTCGCCTCatttgaatgaagctgaagcaGGAATGTGAGTGTGTGCGTCTACGGGCTgcgtacgtgtgtgtgtgcgcgctcGCCCTCCGGCTCGCTCAGACTGCTTTTAATGAGGCGACTTACGGGGGGACAAGGGTGTACCACCTCccacctcctccttctcctccccaACCCCACCCCTCTGTCCAGCCAAACCCCCCTCTCTGCCACCtcctcagacacacacacacacacacactattcGTCACTTACACACTCCTTCCCATCTGAATCTtacgaggaaaaaaaaaagaaaaaactctcTGCACATCCGCCCCGCAGAAGTAACTGCCCTCTTCCTCAACCCTCCCACCCACCACCAAGAAGAGAAGATTTACAATACAATCACTGTAAGTGCCCTGCTCGTCACAGCATCAATCCTAATCCTTAAAGATGGCTAAAAATAAAGACGGCGGCGACGGCGGTGGTGGTAGCGGCAGGGAGCTGGGGAGGGAGCCGGCGGCAGCCACCCTGCCCCTAACCCTGGCCAGCCGACTCCGTCAAGGCAGGGGTCTGCGAgaggagacacacacacatgcaaacacaaggAGGGCAAGGGAGGGAGCGGCTGGGACGGCCGGGGAGGGAGGCTTACCCACATCTGATCCAGCTGACGGGGGCCATATGGCAGCTGCTAGCCAGATAAAGAGATTAAGACTAGGAGGGAGTGCGATTACAGCTGTCTAGCCAATTCAGGCAGCTCAAATCTGCAACTTCTAAATTAGTCTTCCTCTACTCCAGCCGACAGGAAGGGGAGAGCAGCGGGCAAGACCGGGACCGCGCATGCTTTCAAGTAATATTGAAACGCGACAAAATCGACtggaaaaggacaaaaaaaatacagaatctGATTATTCGGATTAAACAAGCACTTATTTTGGTTGAAAATGTACTTCTGTGTTTCGATTAAATAAGTagtggatttttcttctttcttttttttttttttaacttatgttACATCTGTAAAAGTTGCACAAGATTTAAAGATTACTTTACCTTGTGCTTTCTGCTTGgattatgttaaataaatacatggaaAGTGTCCAAAACATAACGTCAGAGAGCAGGAGCTTTAGACTCAAACTAAAAAGACAACaccggcggcagcagcagcagcaactacTATTTACCGCTAACCTACCCACTACCATCCTCACACAGCACTCAAACAAGCTTGACACGCAGGGAGAACCTCCGGAATAAAATAACTGCTCCTCTATCCCGGACTATATCTaggcatcacacacacacagagaaaacacacagaaacaataCCTGCAGCAGCAGTACGCATCAACTTGATTAACTCCAGTGTGGCAGGATAGCCGGGCtcgctttctctctctctctctctctctgactgcCTGTGTATCCTTCTCACTCTGAATCAATGAGTGGGTAGAAGAGCAGAGCAGAAGATGAGGGGAGGCAGGCAGaggaaaggagagagaaaaaaaaaacgaagggaaaaaaaacaaataaacaaaaaaaaaacaacagcacgCTGTTCAAACTGCAAGGGACAGATGCAAAGTGGAGGAGATGTTGGAGGGGGAACGAGATACCACCTCCCTCctattcctcctcctcctcctccgcttcctcctcctccttcttctaaCCAGCGCTGATCgccgcgcacacacacaaacgtagCGCTAACTCTCCCAGGCTGCCGCTGAGACTCACAATAAAGGATCGGGGAGGGAGGTGGGGGGGAGGCGGAGGGACGGAGGAGGAGGTGGGGTGGATGGCAGCCTGTCAGCTGCTCTGACATCATCCTCAGATGGAGATGCTACCTCCAGCTGTGCTCTTTCTACAGCCATATGCTGCCTCCTCTACACTCCTGCCACCAGACTCCTCTTTCATTCTACCAACACTCCACAACTTTGTCCCCCCCTCTCCGCACCCCTCATCCCACCTCCTCCTACCCCCACCACCCTTCccttttgctctctctctctctgggaaGAAAAAGCCACTAAATGCAGTGGGATGCTGATTTGTGTCATCATTAAACTAGAGGAGAGCTACCTTCCAGAGAAAAAAGGGTAAGtttgccaaaaaaacaacaaaaaacaccaaaagaattgaggttaaaaactttttttttcctttgctgaactgttttggatgtttttaaatgcaGCTCCTTCCAGTAAGCATAAACAAAGGCCAGCACAGCACATTCGCAACTGACAAACGCACGCAGCTGATATTGTTTCCCACTTTTTTACGGTTCAGCGCCGCTGCGCCTCGTCTTGTATTCATTCACTCCgtcattttattcattcaccAAACTGTGCCCCTCTCTCTCCCACCAACTCCCACTCGCAACCCCACTCCGCCTCCTCTGTTTCGGACAAGGATGAAGTGAGGGGAAAACAATGAGAACAAGTCGTAAATAAGGagctcaaaaagaaaagaaattgcaGACGGGGAGCAACTTATTACGGGCTTGTTATTTCGCTTTCGTTTCAGCTTTGAGTGAAAGTGCACAATTTTGCAGGAGGTTGTCCATTTTATTCGGTAAAGATCTTAATGTCTTCacgagaaaaataaagaaataaatgatgTACAGTTTTAATTTTGAGCAGCTCTTTACAGTAACAATAACAGCTGGAGAAACTTTAGATTCCCAAATTGAAATTTAAGTTGTCCTTTTATGTTTCCTGTGAGAAACATGCGGGAATCATTTTTCAGTCATCTGTTTGTCAGTGTGCAGGAGGGGCAGTTTTGGTTAATCTATGGTAGGGAACTTTGGTCACTTTCCTTGacatgaaattaattttattttccaccaGAGGAGCATTATGAAGgagattcttttatttattttgagccTAAAAGGTTTTGAAACTGTTACACCTTGACCTGTAACATCTTTGTAAATGTAAAGCTTCAGATAAGTTTACCTGCTATTTAATttataagagcatgaatatacgACTAGTTGTATAAGGATTATAAGAATAAAGCGATTGTAGCtacaaataaatgattaattacaaatgtagtatttatatttgtcatATAGagctttttaatatttacctttaaataattaaagttttGCGCTGatcagaaaagtaaaaataaaaaagctacacgttttaaacaaactttagATTAACTTTAGAAATGCCTTTTTAGGTCGATCAAATTTATTACATGTGTTTCTGTGCGTAATAAAGGAGTAAATAACTCTAATAAATTACCTTGATTGTTTAAGTTGGCTTCGGGTACCGCAGCCTTCCTTAAGCGCAATTTAAGCCTTGTTTTCTGGGGGGAAATTAGCTTAAAAGTCGCAGTGGTGCTGCAGCCGCCGAACGGGAGCGGGCAGTTATTAATTTCTCACCAGAAGACACAACAAACAAACCCGGAGACACGCTGACCCACGCAGCTAGCTGTAGCCCCGGCCACGGCTAACAAAAGTAAAGGCGGACCGGGGCTCCGGTAGTCCTGAGCTATTTACGGTTGTTCCGAAGGCCCCGGTGCTATGACAACAGCTGGTGAAACACCGCGGAGGGACGGCCAACATAGCGACCGTTAGAGCGAAGAGACAACACGGTCATGCTAAGGAAGGTTTAGCTACTTTTCCCCTCCTCCGTAACCCTCCTTTAATAGGACTCCCGTATCGGAGGCAACACTTACAGACAACAAGGTCCTCCTCCGTCAATTCCCCcccgtcttcttcttcttttccttcccTTCGGAGTCCAAACTAGGTTGACTTTGGACTAATTTCCATAGCAGGCTGCCAGGGCGAGCAGGCGCCGTGCAGGAACAGGGGGAGTGTAGCACTCTGCGGCGGCCAGATGTTTCCGAGCTTGTTGCTGCTGAACTCGAGCCGGGGAAGGAGGCGAGTTGACTGGCACGGCACGGAAGCCAGCGGTGccggcgaggaggaggaggaggtggaggaaaaaAGTCAAGGCCGTCTCACAGTGGAGGAGTGAGAGAGGGAGGGATatgtcttctttttctctcgTTGGCGTAGGTTGACACCAGGCaacagcagcggcggcggcggcagtaCACACACAGTGAGGAGGCAGGAAAAGAAGACGCTGGGCCAAACCAACTGGTTCTGCGAGTCAGCGGGGCGGACTTACTGGCGCAGCGCAGAGCGAGTGGAGAGAGGCGCGATGCGCTCTGGGTACTGTAGTCAAGGAGGAAGGGTGGGGGGTGATGGGGAGGAGGCGGAGCTGACGAGAGCAGGTGCACCACCTTGactgaaaaacacacagctgGTTTCAATGGAGCTGGATACTGCTTAATGTTTGATTGTTGGAATAACAGGAATATACACTC
The Xiphophorus hellerii strain 12219 chromosome 22, Xiphophorus_hellerii-4.1, whole genome shotgun sequence genome window above contains:
- the zbtb18 gene encoding zinc finger and BTB domain-containing protein 18 isoform X2, which codes for MRTAAAGYEDGRMEFPDHSRHLLQCLSEQRHQGFLCDSMVLVGDAQFRAHRAVLASCSMYFHLFYKDQLDKRDVVHLNSDIVTAPAFSLLLEFMYEGKLQFQDLPVEDVLAAASYLHMYDIVKVCKKRLKQKATAEADSTRREDDGGSSCSDKADSLSDGSTGQPATADVLHSDEEEEGKAEGSQLWLRLPSADRPGTPGGAAASPGHGEAASQPGEGLGEGGKVLSPAGSPSSSSGSLSQRSHRSISSRASHRCRRVSNDAADCVLDLSVKPIAVSNHHPSYFSGAATPDSLQSPLAVRVKVERGVASDEDEELGGGDYNMEHSGLGKTQVPSANGCLSHHGVGGPLSAQRRLGLEAHLSALREASLASELERDEKPPASAAANEDILGGENEHAQAEAASMDNSLLPYVSNMLSAQHTQIFMCPLCNKVFPSPHILQLHLSSHFREQEGIRSKPAGDVNVPTCTICSKTFSCMYTLKRHERTHSGEKPYTCTTCGKSFQYSHNLSRHAVVHTREKPHACKWCERRFTQSGDLYRHIRKFHCELVNSLSVKSEPLALPNVRDWAIEDSSQELWK
- the zbtb18 gene encoding zinc finger and BTB domain-containing protein 18 isoform X1 — its product is MYFLRQDKSTWLTGYEDGRMEFPDHSRHLLQCLSEQRHQGFLCDSMVLVGDAQFRAHRAVLASCSMYFHLFYKDQLDKRDVVHLNSDIVTAPAFSLLLEFMYEGKLQFQDLPVEDVLAAASYLHMYDIVKVCKKRLKQKATAEADSTRREDDGGSSCSDKADSLSDGSTGQPATADVLHSDEEEEGKAEGSQLWLRLPSADRPGTPGGAAASPGHGEAASQPGEGLGEGGKVLSPAGSPSSSSGSLSQRSHRSISSRASHRCRRVSNDAADCVLDLSVKPIAVSNHHPSYFSGAATPDSLQSPLAVRVKVERGVASDEDEELGGGDYNMEHSGLGKTQVPSANGCLSHHGVGGPLSAQRRLGLEAHLSALREASLASELERDEKPPASAAANEDILGGENEHAQAEAASMDNSLLPYVSNMLSAQHTQIFMCPLCNKVFPSPHILQLHLSSHFREQEGIRSKPAGDVNVPTCTICSKTFSCMYTLKRHERTHSGEKPYTCTTCGKSFQYSHNLSRHAVVHTREKPHACKWCERRFTQSGDLYRHIRKFHCELVNSLSVKSEPLALPNVRDWAIEDSSQELWK
- the zbtb18 gene encoding zinc finger and BTB domain-containing protein 18 isoform X3, whose amino-acid sequence is MEFPDHSRHLLQCLSEQRHQGFLCDSMVLVGDAQFRAHRAVLASCSMYFHLFYKDQLDKRDVVHLNSDIVTAPAFSLLLEFMYEGKLQFQDLPVEDVLAAASYLHMYDIVKVCKKRLKQKATAEADSTRREDDGGSSCSDKADSLSDGSTGQPATADVLHSDEEEEGKAEGSQLWLRLPSADRPGTPGGAAASPGHGEAASQPGEGLGEGGKVLSPAGSPSSSSGSLSQRSHRSISSRASHRCRRVSNDAADCVLDLSVKPIAVSNHHPSYFSGAATPDSLQSPLAVRVKVERGVASDEDEELGGGDYNMEHSGLGKTQVPSANGCLSHHGVGGPLSAQRRLGLEAHLSALREASLASELERDEKPPASAAANEDILGGENEHAQAEAASMDNSLLPYVSNMLSAQHTQIFMCPLCNKVFPSPHILQLHLSSHFREQEGIRSKPAGDVNVPTCTICSKTFSCMYTLKRHERTHSGEKPYTCTTCGKSFQYSHNLSRHAVVHTREKPHACKWCERRFTQSGDLYRHIRKFHCELVNSLSVKSEPLALPNVRDWAIEDSSQELWK